TTTATCTTCTAGTTTGAGGGGCATCTATGTTATTCCACTGACATTATCCATTCCAAACTTAGTCACTTACATTTCATATGTGAAGAACCTAATAGTAGTTTTAGACAAGCTTTTTGGTAGAATCAATACCAGTTACCTCATCTACCTGTAGATGAACCAGTTTTCTTTATAGGTGATTTCAATGCTTTATTAGGTACTGAGGATACGAATGGTGGTCTAGAAgttgatgattttgattttcttaacCTTAGAAATTTTTGTGACACCTTCGATTTGCATGATCCTGGATTCTATGGCCCTAGATTTACTTGGTAcaatatgcaacaaggtcctgaCCTTATTATTGAACGACTTGACAGATGCCTTATTAATTAATCCTATTGCTGAGATTTTATTTCCTAAAATTTGTGTGAATAATTTGCCTAGAGATTCCCCTAATCATTTCCCTATGCATATTGGCTTTAATTATGATGATATTTATATGCCTAGGCCTTTCCACTTCATGGCAATGTGGATTGAGGATCCCACTTGTAGAGACATTATACCCAATTCTTGGTCTATTAATGTTGTGGGATCTCCTGCCTATAAGCTTAAAGATAAACTTTTAAATACAAAAAACTTACGTGATTGGAACAAATTCTCTTTTGGCAACATAGAAACTAATATCTCTACTAAAGAGGAATTGGTGGAAACCCAGACATCTACTCCTACAGATTCTAGTGTCTTTTCAAGACTCGGAGCGATTGGAATATCTTTACAATTGGAAGAACTCTGCTGAAAAGATAAATCCTGAGAGGTTTGGCTTATGGAAGGTGATAGAAACTCATCATATTTTCATAGAGTCACCCTCTTCAGGAGAAAGAGAAATCTATTCTTCACACCCTTAACAATTCAAGGATGGGATCCTTTTTGACCTTCCTGTTAAATTCTATGAACTTTATAACTCCTACCTAAATTCTCCTCTTACTGCTGAAGAGATAAAGAATGTTGTGTTCCAAATGGGAGGAAAAAAGGCCCCTGGGCCTGATGGTTTTACTGGTCTTTTCTATCAAAAACATTAGGATATTGTGGGGGAAGTGTTGTTAATATGACTCAAACTTGCTTTAGAATAGGTAACATAACTAAAGTTTTAAATCATACCAACATAGCTCTCATCCCTAAAGTCCCTCTAGCTGAGTTGGTTCTCAATATATACCCATAGGACTTTGTAACTTCAGTTACAAAATCCTATCTAAAACTCTAGCTAACAGATTAAAACCTTTTATGAATAACATCATTTCCCAAAACCAAACTGCTTTTGTTCCTAAAAGGAGTATATATGATAATATCCTTCTAGCTAATGAGGACATTTATGCTGTCAATCATCATGATAAAGCAGTTGGTGTTTTTGCCATCAAACTTGACATGTCTAAGTCCTATGATAAGTTGGAATGGtcttttcttgaattttttttgaaaaaataggTCTCTCTGACCATTGGGTTAAACTCATAAATCAGTGCATCTCCACTGTTTCTTAtcctattcttcttaatggtagcccTACTGGTCTTATCTAACCTGAAAGAGGTTTAAGACAAGGTGACCCTATGTCTCCTTACCTTTAATTATTTTTCTGAGGCCTTATCCTATTACATTGATGTTCTTTCCATAAAGGTTTGGTTGAAGGCATAAAGGTGTGCAAAAACTCTCCTGCTATGACACACCTTCTTTTTACTGATGATTTCTTACTTTTTTTCTAAGGCTACTATTGAAGACTTCCAGACTATCAGAGAGTATCTTCAAATATACTGCTTGGCCTCTGATCAAGAAATTAATTTTGACAAGTATGGTATTATGTTTAGTAAAAAAATCCCTGAACAACTAAAACAATCTTTCTAGTATCCTTGACATTAGTAACATGGATttaagagaaaatatttgggaaCTCCTACTGCCTTTAAGGCCTCTAAAATTcaaacccatatgggtattctccaagcaGTTGATGCTAGAATTTCCATTTGGCTCTATAAGCTTCTTTCCCAAGATGCTAGAACCACTTTGGTTAAACATATTGGTCAAGTTATACCCCTGTATCAAATGAGTGCCTTTCCCATCCCTAAACATCTTTGCAAAAAATGGATTCACATTTATGTAAATTTTTGGGGGTGGGGGGGTGTGTGTGTGTGGACCCTTGACCCAAAAGATAGAAATCTTCATCTTTTGGGTTGGGATATTCTTTGTTCTCCTAAGTCTGAAGGAGGTCTTTCTTTCAGGAAAGCTGAAGTCAATAATCTGGCTATGTTAGCTATAAATGCTTGGAGGATTATTGAGAACCATGATTTCCTGTTAGCCATTACCCTTAAAGCTAGATATTTTACCAGAACAAATTTCTTAAATGTTAAGTGTCCTGCTAACTATTCTTGGACCTGGAAATATCTTCATGCTATAAAGGAACTCATTAAACCCTTTATCACCTGGATTGTTGTAGATGGTCAATATATTAAAATTTAGCTGGCGATGATCACATCTTGACCCTTGGTGTGAGAAATGGATTCCTTCACTGGGTTATGTTGTTCCTAACCCTCTGATGCCTCCTGATCCAACTATTAAAGTTTCTTACTTTATCAATCCTATTACTAGATCTTGAGATGTCAACGGACTAAACACCCACTTTGATGATGCTTTTGTTAAGAAGATTGTCACCATTCCCTTAAATCAGATTTGCACTCCTGACAGGAGGGCTTGAGATCTTTTAAAGAATggtagatttacttctaaatttGCTTACTTGGGACTTCGAGGGCTCAGGCCTTCCCCATGTAGTACTATGTGGAAGCGCATTTGAAAAACTAATGTGCCATACAGAATTCAAATTTTTACCCTGAAAGCTACCAGAAATTCATTACCTGTTAGAACTGTGTTACATATTAGAATGCCTATGAATTCTGTTGATTGTGTTAGATGTACTGACCCTCATGAATCGATTATGCGTACTTTTTTCCTGTGTCCCTTTGCTAGTCGTGTTTGGTTCCACTCCTCCTTTTGTGGTAATACTTAGATTTTAGCAATAAATCTTTTATTGATTGGATGTCTTTATGGTTAGTGGATCCTGTTTCTAAGCTCTCTGATGGAGATCAATGCTTTTTTGTTGCTATTCTCTGGTCCCTTTGGCAAAGcagaaataacctggtttttcaaaatcaaagaaaactgTACTGATGTTCTTACGAGATCTAGAGCCATGTTATTAACTAGAAAACTTAGTCTCCTTGTTCCCATATGGTCCCTATTGGTGTTTGACAAATGGATTCCCCCACCGACTGGTTGGATAAAATGCAATACTGATGGAGCTTATGATGAATTTTCTGGGGAAATGGTGCAGGCTTTGTGATGAGGGACTTCTCCAACTGCCTCTTTTTGTGCTTTATTGTCTTTGGAGTGGagtctgctgaagaagctgaagccagagCTAGTTGGGAGGCTTTGAAAAAAGTTGTGGAGCAAAAGCTTACTCACCTCATTATTGAGAGTGATGCTGAGAGTTTGATCAATCACTTTTCTGCTGGCATGTTTGATGGAAACTCTAAAACGGATGCTATCTATATGGATATCCAGTCTTTCTCTTCTAGTCTTGTAGCTTGTTTGTTTACTTTTCAACCACGTATCTGTAATTTTGTGGCTCATGAACTTGCCAAATGGGCCAAAACGTACAATTTTACTATGTACTGGTATGTTCCTCCAATTTAACCGATGCCGATTGTTGAGGGGGATCGTTAGCCTTTTTGAAGGCGGttacttataaaaagaaaaaagaaaaaaaatcacctcataaccaaacaaaaaaaactaacttAGAGATGATATTTATTCTCCATCTCAAGCGAGAAGCATTCATTTGGGTCTGTACTTTGTACTATGTCACTACGCGAATGTGTGTGCTTGATTCAAAATAAAGACTATATGGGTATTTGCAAGTTACAGTGATATCTATCATCTTTGTCGATCACACGTACCCGACCGATATTTTCAAACACACTTTTCGTTACCATGCCAGTAATATTACTATTAAGCTAATACTGTAACATGTCTTCAAATTAGAGCTTACGCATCTATGTTTTGAAAATATGAGTTTACCCACTTTTTAAAAATTCAAATTTGGTCTAACTGATCTGAATATGCAAAAGACCATATTATTTTACCAGTTGGCAACCAAATCTAAAATTTTGATCCACTGTTGGAGATGTTCTCCGAGAAACGAAAGTCATAAATTTATAGATTATAATGACTGTTTATCCTTGCATGTGTTGAAATAAATATAATCTATGACTTTCTTTGCACCTTCACGCTGTGTCAATCGACCAATATCAATAATACGACCAATATCATAGACTTTTGAAGGTATAGGCGTATTGCATTATTGTTtgtggattttatttttctttttttttgattgcTTCTTTTAACCTATAAGATAACAATTATTGTTCGTGGCATGGAAATTCAAACGCGAACTACAATCATGGAAAACGTTTTTCCATGGCTGCTCTTTGAACATACTGTCGGTACCGACCTTAAACATGCATGGTCCTCCTAATATTTAATGTATGGTCTTATGATAATTAAGACTTGCAGTATGGTCATATCCTACTGTTGGCTATTTTTGATTGCAATCAATAACTGGCACCAGTTTCATCATCTGCTTTTGTTAAACACAACTTGTCGCCCCAAAAATGTTCAGTCCAATTTCAGCATTTATTAGATCGCATTTATAACATTCACTAGAACTGATATCCTCCCATTTAAGATGCAGTTGAACCACTTTATCCACATATTATGTGCCTATTTTAGACAGACTAATCAAGTTTCAGCACTGTTGTAGGCCCCTATGCAGCGCACAATAACCATACGCTGCGTGCATTCTTTGAATTTCTTTCCTATATAAACCTGTTCAACTAGTACTGGTTCTCATTATCACCTGCTCCTTCCATAGTTCCATATATAGTTCTGTACAAAGAAAAAAAGGCAACATTAACCATCAACCGTCAATGGCTCATCATGGTATTTCCGGTCTAGTTGGGAAGCTTGTAATTGGATTGGAGGTCAATTGCGATGCTGATAAATATTATCAAATTTTTAAGCACGCAGAAGATGTACAAAAGGCAGTTCCTCATCATTACGATAGCATCAAAGTTATTAATGGAGATGCAAAGAGTTCCGGCTGTATCAAGGAATGGAACTTCATTCATGGTATGTATAGACCCACTAGTGCAATTTATCATTTTACTTTTATATGCACTTCATGTTCTCCTTAATAATATTATAGGTGCTTAATTAGATTTGGCTTATACTTCGCGACTTGGTATTAAAATGTCTGTCTCATATACGCAGAGGGTAAAACGTTTCATACAGTAGAGGAAACAACACATAATGATGAAACAAGAACGTTACATCACCGTATATTTGAAGGAgacttgatgaaggattacaAGAAGTTTGATTTGATAATCGAAGCCAATCCAAAGCCTACTGGAAATGGATGCGTTGTTACATGGACTATTGAGTATGAGAAAATCAACCAAGATTCTCCAGCTCCCATTGCTTATCTACCTTTCTGCAATCAGGTCATCGAAGACATGAACAAGCACCTATGCGACTCTGAATGAATGATAGAAACTTTATCTCTGTGTGTCATTGGCTAATGGTTGTGTGTGTTATCTACATTTTCAAGTCAGTGTTCTTGTAGTAGCGGAAAATCCCACTACCACACCCCTTAAGTAATCTATAATAAGCTAGGAAATCATAATGAAGAACATTTAAAAGGATTTTATTAAGTTTATAAATCAATATAAAGATattagatgaaaccctaacttggggAACAAATTAGTTTCTCTCTCTTAAAAGTTCTATCTCAACTCTctcaaaagatctctctcccaaTACAATGGTGGTTGCTCCTATATATAGGAATTTACATAGCAGAAGACAGCTAATAAAACCCCTATTTTCGGATGGGCCTTCTCGCACGAACTCTTCGACCTCGCACAAGTTCCACATCTTATTCGTGACTTTGTGACGTCATGGACTCCGTCATCTGGGATATGCTATGAGCGAAAGAAGTTCGCTCTTTTATAAAACCACAGGTTCGCATAGTTACTTGATGTGAGATGTTTTACCCcgacatttttcctcttctcttaGCGATCTTTACTATGGAAAGAACGATGAGAGAAACTGCTCCAATGACTCTCTTCACATCTTCAATGTGATTTGCCGCACCCTATCAACTTTTCATATTCCTTTTAGCCGACAGGTCTCCGGATTTTTGGCATAACCGTCCACACGTTCTTACTTTTCCACTTTTCTACCGGCACGTCTCCTCTTCCACCTGGTGCAGCCGGTCATCTTCTTCCCTATTTAATCTTTCCGTGAGATATAGATTTCTCTTTATTTGgtcttttcttctttaaaaccgcTTCGAGTTGTCGTCTCATCCGAATCTTCATCTTTTCTTTATCTGTATGCACTCCATGGATTCCTCCCAAAGGTTCGTTTTATCTCTTTTATtatgctctttgttgttgtttgtaACTGGTCGTCTCCATTGTCATTCTGTTGCTACTGTTCTTCCCATATCACCATTATTGTCCTACTGCTGCTGTTACTGATAATTCTCATACTGGTATTGCTGCAGCGAAAATTCTTCCTATTGAGCCCGTTTTACCGTTCCAGACCCTAATTCTTCTTCAAGGTCCGAAGTTGACAAATCTCTCAAGATGAATCACTCGCATAACAAGGTATTAAGAAACATCTTATTccttaaaaaaatattgtttcctctgtttcttatatGCGTTGTCATTCGCAGAATGACGCGAGAGAGAAGAAGTCTAGAAGAAGTAGGAAACCTCATACTATCGATACTCGCATGGATATTCTGAGTTTCAAAAAGAAATCTAGATCAGTATAACAGAGGTCTTCCGAGGGGATTGTCCCTGCTACTCAAGCGAATGCGGCCGCTTCTGATCAAGCGAACAATACTACTCGTTCACCATCCATTATTTCTTCTCAAGTGGAGACTTTCGCATGTTCGTTACCCTCTGCTTCCTCTGGTGATTTCATTCAGAATCCCTGTAAGGACCTTATCCTCTCAGCTCCTataaatctttcttttttttagaaTTGACATCCACCTCCCATGAATTAGGTGCCATTACTCAAGCTATCACCTTTTCTACTGAGGAAGTAATGGAATAATTGTAAGATATGCCCCTCTCTGTCCCTTCGATCATCCCGTTATCTATGGAATGTTATATTTCATCTACTTCGAGGATTTCCTCAGTTGTTCCTTCCATGAGTATAGTATTAACTACTTCTCCTCTTCGCACAGCTGCTTCTTCTCAGGCGAATATTACTGTTTCTGAGTCAGGTGCCTCTGAGGTTGTTGGTTCGAGTACTAGACCTCTCCTTGATATTATACATATCGCGTGTTCAGCTCCTAACGATCCCTCTTAACTTCGCCTATGTGAATCCTTTGTCAAGCTATTGAGTGATTCTCTTCCGGATAAGTTTACTAGGAAGTAGATCTTTACTCAACTAGACTCCTCAGTCAATGTTGCGATTTCCTGGAATCTCGGCGCCGCTTCATTCAAGCCGGGGGCTTTTTGTGAATCTAGTTATATTATTCAAGAGCTTACTCGCCAGAATGCCAAGTTGAAAGCTGATGTTCATTCCAGAGAAGTTAGAGGTATGCACTTTTGCCTCTCGCTTGCTTTATGACTTTATCCTTTTACGTTCTTCCTTTGAGTTTCGTTACATGTATCTGTTCGCATGTATTTTCCCTTCTTTGCCTTTGCTTGCGCGAATATGaagatttaaaccagaagcgAGTCATGGAAAGATTTGAGTATCAATATTCTGTTGAGGATGCTTGTACGGATAATAAAGAATTGCAACATCAATTAGATCAATTGATTAATAACCACTCGTATTTTCTTGACCAAATTGATAATTTTAAAAATGAGAACCAAGGCTTTAGTACTCAGAATGACTTCCTAAATTCCCAAATGTCCAATCTTTCTGGGTTGTTGTATAGTGCTGACTTAAGGAATCAAACTTTGTCATAGGAAAACATTACACTAACGGAGGAAAAGCAAACctttttgagaaaaaagtcgAATTATACTCGGAAATATCTTGCTCTTTGGCAAACCTTTGCTGAGCAAGAGGATTCCCTTCGCATCCTTCGGAACCAATATGACAGAGATATGAAGAAAGTGCCATTGGAAAAAGAGAAGGTTATAAATAGCAAGATAAAAATGACTGTAGAACTGAATAAGCTTCGCGAACAACACACTCGATTGAGAAGTTCGCATGACCTTTTACAGAAGAAAAATGCGTCTCTCGCTCAAGATGAGAAGAAAATTCGCTCATGTCTCGAAGGCATGataggtgatgattttgataaacATTTGGAGAGTATGAAAAATAGCGGTCTTGCCTTGTCCCAATATTTTCTTTCTCAGATGGAAGGTAGTCACTTCAAGATGGCTTCCTCTCTTAATCTTTTAACTTCCCTTGCATACTATTGGTCTTGTGCAATTTCATTATCTCTAAACTGGTTTTGGTCTTCTTTGTTTTTGCAGTTTCTGAGAAACACAACCAACTTATTGTTCGTAAGATAAGGTCTGACTTTGCCAAAGCTCACAAGGATATTAGGAACCTCTCCTCCACACTTTCGGCTTCACGTAATAGGGAGGAAAGAAGATGCTTATATCTCGAGAATATGATGAGGGTTTATGTGAAGAACGCTCAAAAGGATGTCGCACGTGAACCTCACCTCAAGGATAAAGCTTTCGCGGATGAAATATGTATTTCCAACATGCTTCCTCTAGAAGAAGTGCAACCTCTCGATATCTCTGACAACGGGGCTATTCCCGAACCCGATTGTGATTATGGTTACGATAGCTGTGATGAAGAGATACTTCTTCTTGGAGATCATCCCAAGGATGATGAAGTTGGTAATGATCTTCCTAATGTACCAAATTCTGAAGCGATTCCCTTTATTGAAGCCCATGCTATTTGTCACGCTGAAGCTCCTGCGAAGACCTATGTTCCAAGTACCACTCCCACTACTGAAGTTGTTGGCTCGTATGATGAAGTTCCCCAGAATGAGCCttagtttctttttgtctttgttcAGATTCCTTTTTTGCTGCACACTTAAAGAACAACAAACTTGTTTCTATACAAAGTTATCTTCTAGACATACGAATAATACCTTCTTTCTGTAATTCGTTTCTATGCAAAGTTATTTTATAGACATGCAAATAATACCTTCTTTTtataattcccatacttgcctctattTTTTGTATGTTAGATAATAACGCATTTATGATACATTATTCAAAAAGAAGAGCCCGTTGAAAAAGGATGAATTTTATGTGATTACAAGTCATATCTTTACGCGAATATAAAACGAGGTTTATATATAAGAAAACAATGTATATGCGAATTCATGCACTGTGTTAGTCGTGCGAATATAGTCATCTTAAGAAATAAAATGTTTTTATGCGAATACAATTGTCAAAATATAAAATCGCATGCTAATTTGCTTAGGTCTCTTTGGTGTTTGTTAGTGAGGTCTTATTGAGCCTCCCTAAGTAGAGGTCTTAGTCAGCCTCTCCAGTTAataggtcttatttttgcctcaAGATATTATTTTGGCCGTGCGATAGAGTCgcactgtaattttttattttctggtaCCAGCAGTCATCCATATTCCACCATCTGCATCTCCCATTAACTATCGGTTGCAACCAGTTCATATAAAATAACTCCACCAGTAGCATCAGTCACAAAACAATAGTGCTCATAACCCTCTCTTGAAAAGAAATGAAGTTGTTGCTTCTCGAGAGATAACTTGTGAAGTTCTCGAccaaataaacaaatataattctcTGTTTCCATTAGTATCATTCCCTGGCCGCGaatgctgctgatatatgaaaATATCAGGCCAGCTACGTTTTGTTATTTTTGTCGCATACGCCAATGCTTTCGTTGTTTATGCTCCTGATAATCTGAATTGCTTGTACTTTctgtaaaagcactaaaatagtgttgttatccaaaatattgagtcccaaataataaaaatatgggtaTGAAATGTGGCAGTTACGTGCTTATCAGTCACATTGCATCAGAATCGGTTGGTGATATTGGGTTACTTCTACCGATAGAACTGTTTGCAGTATCGGTCATCTTCTTATCTCTTAAAATATTTCTCTTTGATTTCtatttttggtttaatttggaAAAATAATCTGTTTATCACAATGTCTCCTTTAAATAAAGGTGGTAGATTAACCATAAATGGCACTTTAAGGGATTTGGTCAAGCGTCTTGTCGCTTGGCTGTTCACTCCACTTCAATCCGTGCACAACCCCTTAGAAACCATCATTAATATATTAAATCCTATTTTCAAAGTCTAATCTTAGATGCTTCATTTGCCTTGAATCCTGCTGGGGTTGttggagtgaaatatcgcacattcattatgtatgcgaaaCATATATCATCTAATACAAGCGAATATTATCGCACATAGCAAAACTGAGATGACGTATTTGATGATTTCAGCATATTCACGAGTAAAGTCAttgtattatcttgtatccaTTTTAAGATTTTAATGAGTAAATGaatgattttcaccatgattACTTAGTGTATTATTTAGATTCTTatatggatgtggttgtaggattttctgcaactacaggGGTTGCCATTAAGAGGCGTATTGTTAGGCCACCTAATTTTGAAGAGTTTATTTGGGTTTTAATTAAAATTGTTGGTTTTATGAAGATTCATAGTAAGGAGCACCTGTTGAGAGGAACCGTTACTAATTGGGGTACGTCCAGCAGTCGGATTATTACCCATACCGCTCAGGTCAACTTGGTTTCTCACCTTACAAAAAAAACCTCATCCCTCAATACCAGTAAATATGATAATTACCCCCACAAACCCCAATTTTATAATTACCACCTTTTATTTTTACCATCCCCAACAACGTACATGACATTTGGAATGTTGTGCAATGATATTCTCGTCCACCAACTATGCCAAGACAAAGCTCTTAAATACTCACCAACCTTCCTATCCATCATTCTCACGTGTAGGCACTATGTAACAAGAAAAATGTTAAGTTATTTGATTTGGTATACCTTTGGTTTGGCTCTTTTTTACAAGTCCCACGTGATATCGAAGTATATGTCCCTTTCTGCTGCTCCAAAAAAGGGTACCAAGTTATCTAGTATCTCTGATAAGAGATCTTTGTTTAAATACAAAAAACGGGAATCTTACATAAGTTTATAACATTCCCCATCCACCTACTTTCCAAACAATTTTCAACTCTCTCAGAGTTCCCGTTTTAAGGATCAGTCCACCTTAGATGACATCTCTTGGCTGCATCTTCACATATGTATGATAAGACCATATCACTATCCTAAGGATGCTACAAGaatcttttattttcaaattctTATTTTAATCTCTAGACAATCTATCTTATTTGATAAAAATTCTATCATCACTATCACTATTATGATTTATATGGAATCCACTCCATCTCAGATAACAGCTTCACCTGAAGACCTTGAAATTCAAAACCTCACAACCCAAATGGCAGAAAAACTTACCTTACCCTCATCTTTAACTGAACCAGTTTTCATAGATAAAACAGTCATCTTAGCTGAAAATGATAATAGTTGGAAATGGTGTATTGTTGGCTACATTCATTGTGAAACTCTTATTCCTACCTCTTATATTCGTTACTATATCTGTAACCAATGGCCGTTAGCTTAAACACCTTTTGTTACTACTTTCAATGGATTGAGATACAAAGTTCTTATCAGATTTTTGGCAGAGAATGACTTTAACAGGATTAATAAGCAGAGACCTTGGTATGCTTGTGGTTCTAATGGTTCTCAAAGTTGTTCCCCCTAATGGATGGCCAGAAAATCATCAAGTCTCTTTTACTGGGAAATTTTTTGGCTTATCTTATGCAACATCCCAAAGGAATGCACAAAATATGAGGATCTCCAAAAGATCACTCTCAAGCTTGGAGAATTAGTAAAAGCTCAATCACCTTATAGAAATCATACCTTAAAGAAGAATTTTATAGTACGTGTGAGAGTGTGTGTTCAGAAAGATATACCTACTGGAATTCCTCTCTTCACTTGAGGGAGAGCTCAACCTTTTCTAATTGAGTGCAAATACTATAAAGTCCTAAGATATTTCTATACTTCTTGTCGTATATTAGATCACAAAGATGCTAATTGTCCATCCTGGAAATCTAAACATAACCTTCTACAAGAATCAGCTGCTTCAAGGTCCAAACATGTTCTCCCAGCTGTCTCAAAGATAATGGTGCCTAAAGAATCAGAGTCTCAACAATCTCCACCTGCTACCAACATGGTGATCCAAGATACTATCATGTCTCCCACTAAAGTAGTTCAAGAAACTCAAATGGATACTATTGATGCTCATATCAACACCAAAGGATAATCCAAAGATTTAGCTCAGAATATTGATATTGTGGTTCAAAAAGGTTTAGCTAACAGTCTCCACATGGGTCCCTTTATTATCGATCTACTGCCTTAAAAATATTTCATGTTGGGCTTATCCAGCAAAGCTCAACACATTTGAATAATGTCCTTCCAGTTCTTCAAGAAATTTACTACTCAGAATGTCACAGTTGAAACTTCAAGTGTTCCTCCTGAGTCGTCGAATTGGGGCCTGATTCGGACCACCAACTCTTCTAGAAGATTCAAAAAGGATGTTATTCCGATAAATCAACCTTCCATAACTAAAGATGAAGTTATCTCCTCAGCTGCTGAGCATGATGCCTGTCCAATTTCAAAAGGAAGATCAATCCAAGAGTTGACTTGAGGAAACGCATCAGAGCAAGCAATTCTACTCTATCTAGCATCGTGGTTATCCCAAATGAATCTGATAACTTTGAACCTGATTACTCGAAACTTTGTCCTCCTATCACCAAATTAGAAGATCAACCTGCTATTAACCTCTCCAACTGCACTCTCAATACCCATTCCCTAGTTGATCCTTATGGCACTTATAATGTTCCTACTGATGATACCCAAAGCAATGATAGTGTCCGCAATAATTCTCTTCATGCCGCTGCATCTCTGAATCTCAGTTCTACCCAGGAGACTACCAAAAATGGTGTTTATGGTGACACTACTCTTGATGGTGGTTCTGCTTCCACCACTCAGGTAAACTCAAATCCTTCCCCTCATATCATTGATCCTTTTAATGCTTCTACCAATGTCAATCTATTTCATGTCAATAATGTTGATGTGCTTGGATGAAATATTAGAGGTTTGGGTAAAAAGACTTCTAATAAGGAGCTTAGCCCGTTATGTAGAAATATTAACCCTGACATTATCTTTTTTCGGAGAATAAAATGAATAAAGATCTGACTGCTAGAATACTAAGAAATATGGGTTTCCCCTACATCTTTAATGTTCCAAGAATTGGAAGAATTGGTGGTCTTGTTCTTTCCTTTAAAAAGGAAATTCAACTCAATGTTTTATCATCTAGTTTGAGGGGCATCTATGTTATTTCCTCTGACATTATCCATTCCAAACTTAGTCATTTACATTTCATATATGAAGAACCCAATAGTAGTTTTAGACAAGCTTTTTGGGAGAATCAATACCAGTTACCTCATCTACCTGTAGATGAACCAGTTTTC
This portion of the Papaver somniferum cultivar HN1 chromosome 11, ASM357369v1, whole genome shotgun sequence genome encodes:
- the LOC113320383 gene encoding major latex protein 146-like, encoding MAHHGISGLVGKLVIGLEVNCDADKYYQIFKHAEDVQKAVPHHYDSIKVINGDAKSSGCIKEWNFIHEGKTFHTVEETTHNDETRTLHHRIFEGDLMKDYKKFDLIIEANPKPTGNGCVVTWTIEYEKINQDSPAPIAYLPFCNQVIEDMNKHLCDSE